The nucleotide sequence CGGCCGTCGACGGTGCCCGGGTCGTCAACCTGTCGTCCGGCGCGCACCTCGACGCGCCGTTCGACCTGGAGGACCCGCACTTCATGTCCACCCGCTACGACAGTGCGCTGGCGCTCGGCCGGTCCCGGACCGCCGCCGTGCTGCACGCGGTCGAGGCGACGCGCCGCTGGTCCGGCGACGGGATCGCGGTGAACGCGGTGGCACCCGCCGCGAACCGGTCGACCCCGCAGCAGGGTGCCGCGACGGTCGTGCTGGCCGCCGCGTCGCCGCTGGCCGCCGGGGTCAGCGGGCGCTACTTCGAGGATGTCGCCGAGGCCGGTCCGGCGGACCCGCGAACCGGTCGCGGGGTCGCGGCGCACGCACTGGACCCGGTCGTGGCCCGGCGGGTCTGGCGCTGGACCGAGCGCACGCTGCGCGAGACCTGGTTCTCCGGCCTGCCGGTGGTGGCCTGAGCGCTCGTGCGCGGGGATCACGATTCCCGCGCACGAGCGAGGGCCCCGCGTTCCCGGGGGCACGACCTCGCGGTCGCGCCCCGTGGGATCAGGACCGGAGCCAGACCGTGGTGTCGGCCGGAACCTCACCGCGCACGGTGAGCGGGCCGCTGGCCAGCATCACCTCGGCGTCCTCGGGCAGTGACACCGGTGCCGACGACACGTTCACCAGTGCGGTGAAGCCGCCGTCGCCCTCGTCGGAGACCCGGCTCAGCGCGAGCGTGCCCTCCGGGGAGTCCTGCCAGATCAGCTCGCCCCCACCCAGTGCCGGGTGCGCGCGGCGCAGTACCAGCGCATCCCGGTAGAGGTGCAGCACCGAGTCCGGATCGGCCTCCTGGACGTCCGCGGCGTGCCGGGCGAAGACCTCCGGCTGCGGGAGCCAGGCGGGACCGCCGAACCCGTGCCACGGCTCGCCGGCGGCCCAGGGGAGGGGCACCCGGCAGCCGTCCCGGCCGCGCAGGGTGTGCCCGGACAGCTCCCAGGTCGGGTCGTCGAGCCGGTCGACCGGGATGTCCTCCACCTCGGGCAGGCCGAACTCCTCGCCCTGGTAGAGGTAGGCGGTGCCGGGCAGCGCGAGCATCAGCAGGGTCGCCGCGCGGGACCGGCGCAGGCCGAGCGCGGGATCGGCGGGCAGGTCGAGCACGTCGTCGAGGTTCCAGCCGCGACCGGCCTCTGGCTTGCGTGAGAGCCGGTTCGGGTGCCGGCAGACGTCGTGATTGGACAGCACCCAGGTGGCCGGCGCGCCGACGGCCGAGTTCTCGGCGATCGCGTCGTCGATGTTGGACCGCAGGTCGTCGGCCAGCCAGGCCGCGGTGAGGAAGTTGAACGAGAACGCGGTCTGCAGCTCGTCCGGCCGCAGGTAGCGGGCCAGCCGCTCCGGATCCGGCACCCACGCCTCGGCGACGAACACCCGCGGCGGGTCGTAGGAGTCGCCGATCCGCCGCCAGGACCGGAAGATCTCGTGCACCCCGTCCCGGTCGAGGTAGGGGTGGCCGC is from Pseudonocardia autotrophica and encodes:
- a CDS encoding glycoside hydrolase family 13 protein encodes the protein MTAHDPARSGTPTADWWRHAVVYQVYIRSFADGNGDGTGDIAGLRSKLDHLARLGVDAIWINPWYPSPLADGGYDVADYRAINPMFGDTAQAEALIAEAHGHGIKVLLDIVPNHHSDDHVWFRQALAAGPGSPERERYHFRDGLGEGGELPPNNWKSMFGGPAWERVVSPDGTPEQWYLHLFDVRQPDVNWEHPEVRADFEATLRFWFDRGIDGFRVDVANAMVKQPGLPDLVAGVNDAQDGGHPYLDRDGVHEIFRSWRRIGDSYDPPRVFVAEAWVPDPERLARYLRPDELQTAFSFNFLTAAWLADDLRSNIDDAIAENSAVGAPATWVLSNHDVCRHPNRLSRKPEAGRGWNLDDVLDLPADPALGLRRSRAATLLMLALPGTAYLYQGEEFGLPEVEDIPVDRLDDPTWELSGHTLRGRDGCRVPLPWAAGEPWHGFGGPAWLPQPEVFARHAADVQEADPDSVLHLYRDALVLRRAHPALGGGELIWQDSPEGTLALSRVSDEGDGGFTALVNVSSAPVSLPEDAEVMLASGPLTVRGEVPADTTVWLRS